Proteins encoded in a region of the Fusarium keratoplasticum isolate Fu6.1 chromosome 13, whole genome shotgun sequence genome:
- a CDS encoding AP-endonuc-2 domain-containing protein yields the protein MPHHPLPNQLGIATLSLGHCTKHKLRDRIRAAAEVGFDVIDLFDEDWAAYLSENGLDSTDPWEATESKLRVAQQLRELIESHGMRIACTQPLRDIEGNLDPRARQAAMHRATARFPFMRAFDTDLVFMCSSMRPDDGKIATADFQTVVRDLAELGDLAAEFSRKDGGKQIRIGYEPLSWARRNTWASAWEVVRAVDRPNVGIILDTFNILAVEFADPYSTVGEGSMLYASRDQALRVLGESMASMATTVRPEKLFFVQVADAERMAGRGFKLAEDQSVPRLLPWSRSHRLFPEEQRRGGYLPVEMVVSAILKMGYTGPLSLEVFSHSLHIPGREVPLQLATRGITGLKSLLDRAAQKPGKHHDDSRAKL from the coding sequence ATGCCTCACCACCCACTTCCAAATCAGCTCGGCATTGCAACACTGTCGCTGGGCCACTGTACAAAGCACAAGCTCCGAGATCGCATCCGAGCAGCTGCAGAAGTTGGCTTCGACGTCATTGAcctctttgacgaggacTGGGCGGCATACCTTTCAGAAAATGGCCTTGATTCGACTGATCCTTGGGAGGCTACTGAGTCAAAGCTCCGTGTAGCGCAACAGCTGCGCGAGCTGATTGAGTCTCATGGCATGAGAATCGCCTGCACACAGCCACTGAGGGATATTGAAGGAAATCTGGACCCCAGAGCCAGACAGGCAGCGATGCATCGGGCTACCGCCAGATTCCCATTCATGCGCGCTTTTGATACCGATCTTGTCTTCATGTGCAGCAGTATGCGGCCAGATGACGGGAAAATAGCAACCGCCGACTTTCAGACTGTTGTGAGGGACTTGGCAGAGCTAGGGGACCTTGCCGCTGAGTTCTCCAGGAAGGATGGTGGAAAGCAGATACGTATCGGCTATGAACCACTTTCCTGGGCACGCAGGAATACCTGGGCTTCCGCCTGGGAGGTTGTCCGTGCAGTGGACCGCCCAAACGTGGGCATCATCTTGGACACGTTCAACATTCTCGCCGTCGAGTTCGCAGATCCATACTCCACCGTTGGAGAGGGCAGCATGCTGTACGCTTCGCGAGACCAAGCCCTTCGGGTCCTCGGCGAgtcgatggcatccatggcaacGACTGTCAGACCAGAGAAACTTTTCTTCGTACAGGTCGCCGATGCCGAGAGGATGGCAGGTCGAGGCTTCAAACTGGCGGAAGATCAAAGCGTGCCCCGGTTATTACCGTGGTCACGCTCGCATCGACTGTTCCCCGAGGAACAGAGGCGGGGAGGATATTTGCCAGTTGAGATGGTGGTGTCTGCAATTTTAAAGATGGGATACACTGGGCCTTTATCCCTGGAGGTATTCTCTCATTCACTGCACATTCCGGGGCGAGAGGTTCCCCTTCAACTGGCAACGCGAGGAATCACTGGGTTGAAGTCTCTTCTCGACAGGGCGGCCCAGAAGCCAGGCAAGCACCATGATGATTCCAGGGCGAAGCTTTGA